A region of Moorena producens PAL-8-15-08-1 DNA encodes the following proteins:
- a CDS encoding type I polyketide synthase codes for MSNNLEQSYGKLIKMASEKIANLEKELEGFKSKNQFESIAIIGMGCRFPGGADNPESFWTLLSQGIDAISEIPSERWNIEQYYDPNPETPGKMYTRYGGFVGQLQEFDSHFFNIAPIEAISLDPQQRLLLEVSWEALEHAAIAPQQLAKTQTGVFMGICSNDYSQRLTSRDLTEIDAYLAQGNAHSTATGRLSYFLGLTGPSIAVDTACSSSLVSLHLACASLRNQECTLALAGGVNRIISPEYTINFSRARMLSADGRCKTFDAGADGFVRSEGCGVVVLKRFSDAVADGDNILAVIRGTAINQDGHTSGLTVPNGPSQESVIRQALKNSGVQPQQVSYIEAHGTGTSLGDPIEVTALGNVFGESHSSQQPMIIGSVKTNIGHLEAAAGIAGLIKVVLQLQHQQIAPHLHFHQPNPYINWKQLPVLVPTDGTPWQIEDKPRLAGLSSFGFSGTNAHVILEEAPSSVNTEHLSDPSRERPVHLFTLSTKDDLALWALVQKYQEFLENNGTANLADICFTANTGRSHFQHRLAIIASNQQELAEKLAKARATEDISAVFTGHIPNSNSSPKMAFLFTGQGSQYVNMGRQLYDTEPIFRQALDQCHQILQSYLEKPLKEVIYPQQPQDLKTSDINQTAYTQPALFAIEYALFKLWESWGINPDVVMGHSVGEYVAATVAGVFSLEDGLKLIATRGRLMQQLPCEGEMVSVMTSELKVRQFLKTYTDKVAIAAINGPLSVVISGASEDIGVICDKLEAQGIKTKRLQVSHAFHSPLMEPMLAEFEAVAHQITYYHPKIPLISNVTGTKVDKSIATANYWVNHIRQPVKFAASMVSLQQQGLEVFLEIGAKPILLGMGRQCLPEEFGIWLPSLRPGVDEWQQMLSSLGQLYVQGVKVDWSGFDRDYSRQKVVLPTYPFQRQRYWIESNKSNRKKKYLSTEKTLHPLLGKRFYCAGQPQQVQFESLLAEDEPGYLKHHRVFERALFPTTAYLEIALAAGVNRFKTNNLVVEDLVIQTGLILPEGEIISVQTILTPSENQTYQWQVFTQQLQPNQDQPQWILHAKGKIRAAERETDVVTVDLDKYLNQCNQPIEIPDHYQHYRQRGINYGSSFQGIQQLWKGSNQAIGKIELSPDLVAEATEYQFHPALLDGALQVVIHALPQTNTNQTYLPVGIEQLKVYSSPGLWLWAMASVTIESQNNWTATLTLVNGTGEILATLFGLRVKLATPESLLGTEAPSISNSLYEVQWRPQARFGRLLPPTYLPSLVEISQKLKPTFSQLSSQTDNDNYGQLIAELEDLSVEFVLQAFREMGWSYPVGKNFSAIEGIQHLRIVPSHHRLFSRLLEMLKEVGILKKTEDQWQVQQEFGETNPTEKTKKLLSQYPQAQAELTLLNRCASQLSGVFRGAIDPVQLVFPEGDLTTATQLYQNSPGAKVMNSLVEKAIATALEKLPPQRGVRLLELGAGTGGTTSYILPHLPPDLSEYVFTDIGTLFTTKAQEKFRDYPFVTYQTLDIEQDPTTQGFIADQYDLIIAANVLHATTFLEETLSHVRQLLTPGGILVLLEATTPQRWVDLIFGLLEGWWKFRDWEIRPDYPLLGVSQWQKLLAKSGFSLVVTVPESQDSSEVLSQQALIVAQAEETLTAATSSDSRNWLILADIEQVAQHLAHQLRAQGERCTLVYAGETYQQVTDYEFRINRDQPEDYQRLVQLLTADSKNLDGVVQCWSLEVGDQKNLTGAELERLSQIGCGTTLSLVQALVKADLSQPPRLWIVTQGAQPVPAKNPVVSGVAQSSVWGMGKVISLEHPELNCVRIDLDPNQRLKEKAEALWAEIWSESLEDQVALRKDSRYVPRLIPTPLAIATETQLLKMPSQPFRLTITSRGILENLTLEATPRRSPAPGEVEIRVRATGLNFLDVIASLGLLPQQVDGMSQQHLLSSDSFGGECAGEIVAVGEGVENFKIGEPVIALAPESFSQYVTASATLVAPKPDFLSFEQAAAIPANFLTAYYALHHVAKIAPGDKILIHAAAGGTGMAAVQIAQQAGAEVFATASQTKWEALKAMGVKHIMNSRTLEFAGQIMEKTQGKGVDIVLNSLTSGEFIAKSVSVVSPQGRFVEIAKRGVWESTEMATLRSDISYSVVDLVKVSQDQPQLIKSLLEEIIDKFDNGLLKSPPLTVFSIEEVVSAFRYMQQAKHIGKIIVTQSQQPTDTATEMPLNFPEDGTYLITGGLGGLGLLVARWMVEKGAKHLVLVGRSSPNHAVVKKLTELEQAGASVVVEKADVSEFEAMERVLSKINQSTLPLRGVIHSAGMLSDGVLQNQSWSSFEKVMAPKVQGAWHLHQLTKNQPMDFFVLFSSAASLLGSPGQGNHAAANAFLDSLAHYRRGLGLNGLSIHWGAVSQVGEAAERGADLKAELKGMGAISPGGVLEALELLISTEAVEVGVVPINWSQWTARVSNWPFLAQWQEKIKTSEVSKSEFIDQLKTALPSEQKDILTAHVRSQVARVLGISSAQSIGLEQGFFELGMDSLTSVELRNRLQGSLSCSIPSSLAFDYPTVRELVDYLIQQVLEGDKGNNYYLTKSLNNKNHEKEEQELVAKTKKMSEDKLEEMINQKLTSLINEGGI; via the coding sequence ATGAGTAATAACCTAGAACAATCTTACGGAAAATTGATAAAAATGGCATCTGAAAAGATAGCCAACCTAGAAAAAGAACTTGAAGGTTTTAAAAGTAAAAACCAATTTGAATCAATCGCCATTATCGGGATGGGATGTCGTTTCCCTGGGGGAGCAGATAACCCCGAATCCTTCTGGACTCTCTTATCTCAAGGCATAGATGCCATTAGTGAAATTCCTTCTGAGCGATGGAACATCGAGCAGTACTACGATCCTAACCCAGAAACCCCAGGGAAAATGTACACTCGTTATGGTGGCTTTGTCGGTCAACTACAAGAGTTTGACTCCCACTTCTTTAATATTGCTCCTATTGAAGCAATTTCCCTTGACCCTCAACAACGTCTACTCTTGGAAGTAAGTTGGGAAGCCCTTGAGCATGCAGCGATCGCTCCTCAACAACTCGCCAAAACTCAAACGGGTGTATTTATGGGCATCTGTAGTAATGACTATAGTCAACGTTTAACTAGTCGTGATCTTACAGAAATTGATGCCTATTTAGCCCAGGGTAATGCCCACAGTACCGCTACTGGCAGACTTTCTTATTTTCTCGGACTAACTGGGCCTTCAATAGCTGTAGATACGGCTTGTTCTTCTTCCTTAGTCAGCCTTCATTTAGCCTGTGCCAGTCTGCGTAACCAAGAATGCACTTTAGCTCTAGCAGGAGGGGTTAATCGGATTATTTCCCCAGAATATACCATCAATTTTTCCAGGGCGAGAATGCTTTCTGCTGATGGACGCTGCAAGACTTTTGACGCGGGGGCAGATGGTTTTGTTCGCAGTGAGGGCTGTGGGGTAGTAGTGCTCAAGCGATTCTCGGATGCCGTGGCAGATGGGGATAATATCTTGGCCGTCATTCGAGGAACGGCGATTAATCAGGATGGCCATACTAGTGGTTTAACGGTACCGAATGGTCCTTCTCAAGAGTCAGTAATCCGTCAAGCCTTAAAAAATTCAGGAGTACAGCCACAGCAAGTCAGCTATATAGAAGCCCATGGCACCGGGACATCTTTAGGAGATCCGATTGAGGTCACTGCTTTAGGGAATGTATTTGGAGAATCACACTCATCACAACAACCGATGATCATCGGTTCTGTCAAGACGAATATCGGACACCTGGAAGCAGCAGCGGGCATAGCGGGGTTAATCAAAGTAGTATTGCAGTTGCAACATCAACAGATTGCCCCCCATCTCCATTTTCACCAGCCCAATCCTTATATTAATTGGAAGCAATTACCGGTATTAGTACCGACTGATGGTACTCCTTGGCAGATAGAAGATAAACCTCGTCTAGCTGGCCTTAGTTCCTTTGGTTTCAGTGGCACTAATGCCCATGTCATCCTAGAAGAAGCCCCAAGTTCAGTTAACACTGAGCACTTATCAGACCCCAGTAGGGAACGTCCTGTTCATCTATTCACCCTCTCGACTAAAGATGACTTGGCTTTATGGGCACTGGTGCAGAAGTATCAAGAATTTTTAGAGAACAATGGCACTGCTAATCTGGCAGATATCTGTTTTACTGCTAATACAGGGCGCTCCCACTTCCAGCATCGATTAGCAATTATCGCATCTAATCAGCAGGAGTTAGCTGAAAAACTGGCAAAGGCAAGAGCAACAGAGGATATTTCCGCTGTATTTACCGGACACATCCCCAATAGTAACAGTTCACCCAAAATGGCGTTCCTGTTTACGGGTCAAGGTTCTCAGTATGTCAACATGGGCAGACAACTCTATGACACTGAGCCGATCTTCCGTCAAGCCTTAGACCAATGTCACCAAATCCTACAGTCCTATTTAGAAAAACCGCTCAAGGAAGTTATTTATCCTCAACAGCCTCAAGACCTAAAGACTTCAGATATTAACCAAACTGCTTATACTCAACCAGCCCTATTTGCCATTGAATATGCCCTATTTAAACTCTGGGAATCCTGGGGCATCAACCCAGATGTAGTGATGGGGCATAGTGTAGGGGAATATGTAGCAGCAACCGTAGCAGGAGTATTTAGTTTAGAAGACGGTTTAAAATTAATTGCCACTCGGGGAAGGTTGATGCAACAGTTGCCCTGTGAGGGTGAGATGGTGTCGGTGATGACATCGGAGTTAAAAGTGCGTCAGTTCCTTAAGACCTACACAGATAAAGTAGCGATTGCTGCTATTAATGGTCCATTAAGTGTGGTAATTTCTGGAGCCAGTGAAGACATTGGTGTTATTTGTGACAAATTAGAAGCTCAGGGAATCAAAACCAAAAGACTACAAGTATCCCACGCCTTCCATTCACCATTGATGGAACCGATGTTGGCAGAATTTGAAGCAGTAGCCCATCAAATCACCTACTATCACCCAAAAATACCACTAATATCAAATGTTACAGGAACAAAAGTAGACAAGAGTATTGCCACAGCTAACTATTGGGTAAATCATATACGCCAACCTGTCAAGTTTGCTGCTAGTATGGTTTCCCTGCAACAACAAGGCTTGGAAGTATTCCTAGAAATAGGAGCAAAACCAATATTATTAGGCATGGGGCGTCAATGTCTACCAGAAGAGTTCGGTATTTGGTTACCGTCGTTACGTCCTGGAGTGGATGAATGGCAGCAAATGCTATCAAGTTTAGGACAGTTATATGTCCAGGGAGTCAAGGTAGATTGGTCAGGGTTTGACCGAGACTATAGCCGTCAGAAAGTAGTATTGCCAACATATCCATTCCAACGACAACGGTATTGGATAGAAAGTAATAAGAGTAACCGCAAAAAAAAGTATTTATCAACCGAAAAAACTCTCCACCCCTTACTGGGTAAAAGGTTCTATTGTGCCGGTCAGCCACAACAAGTTCAATTTGAATCTTTATTAGCAGAAGATGAACCAGGCTACCTCAAGCACCACCGAGTATTTGAACGGGCGCTATTCCCCACAACCGCCTATCTAGAAATAGCTCTAGCGGCAGGAGTAAACCGGTTTAAAACTAATAATCTAGTAGTAGAAGACCTAGTCATCCAAACCGGATTGATTTTACCAGAAGGAGAAATCATTTCAGTTCAGACTATACTAACCCCATCAGAAAACCAAACCTACCAATGGCAAGTATTTACTCAACAGCTACAGCCGAACCAAGACCAACCCCAGTGGATACTTCATGCCAAGGGAAAAATTCGAGCCGCAGAAAGAGAAACTGATGTTGTCACTGTTGACCTAGACAAATACTTAAACCAGTGTAATCAACCCATAGAAATCCCAGACCATTATCAACACTATCGACAAAGAGGGATTAACTACGGCAGCAGTTTCCAAGGAATCCAACAGTTATGGAAAGGCTCAAACCAAGCCATAGGAAAGATTGAGTTATCTCCAGATTTGGTAGCAGAAGCCACAGAGTATCAGTTCCATCCGGCTTTATTAGATGGGGCGCTACAGGTGGTGATCCATGCACTACCCCAAACCAACACCAACCAAACTTATCTGCCAGTAGGAATCGAGCAATTAAAAGTATATAGTAGTCCGGGGCTGTGGTTATGGGCAATGGCCTCAGTGACCATTGAAAGTCAAAACAATTGGACAGCTACTCTCACCCTGGTCAATGGCACAGGAGAAATCCTGGCCACCCTATTTGGCTTACGAGTCAAACTAGCTACCCCTGAAAGCTTACTAGGAACTGAAGCGCCATCCATTAGCAATTCTCTGTACGAAGTCCAATGGCGACCGCAAGCACGTTTTGGGCGATTACTACCCCCGACTTATCTGCCCTCTCTAGTGGAAATTAGTCAAAAACTGAAGCCAACCTTTTCTCAATTAAGTTCTCAAACAGATAATGATAACTATGGTCAACTCATAGCCGAGTTAGAAGACTTGAGTGTGGAGTTTGTCTTACAAGCTTTTCGGGAAATGGGTTGGTCTTACCCTGTCGGAAAAAACTTTAGTGCCATTGAAGGGATACAACACTTAAGAATCGTACCAAGCCATCACCGACTATTCAGCCGTCTGCTAGAAATGCTCAAGGAAGTTGGCATCCTCAAGAAAACTGAAGACCAATGGCAAGTACAGCAAGAATTTGGAGAAACCAACCCCACAGAAAAAACTAAGAAGCTACTAAGTCAATATCCCCAAGCTCAAGCTGAACTCACCCTGCTCAACCGTTGTGCATCCCAATTGAGTGGGGTCTTCAGAGGAGCGATAGACCCAGTACAATTAGTATTTCCGGAAGGGGATTTAACGACTGCAACCCAACTCTATCAAAACTCTCCCGGGGCAAAGGTGATGAATAGCTTAGTCGAAAAAGCGATCGCCACCGCCTTGGAGAAGTTACCACCACAGCGAGGAGTAAGACTATTAGAACTAGGTGCAGGCACAGGAGGAACAACTAGCTATATTCTCCCCCATTTGCCACCGGACCTTAGTGAATATGTGTTCACGGATATTGGTACTTTATTTACCACCAAAGCCCAAGAAAAATTCCGGGATTATCCCTTTGTTACTTATCAAACCCTCGACATAGAACAAGACCCAACTACTCAAGGATTTATTGCCGATCAATACGACCTAATTATCGCGGCTAATGTCCTGCACGCCACCACTTTCTTAGAGGAAACCCTATCCCATGTGCGGCAATTATTAACCCCTGGGGGAATCTTGGTGTTGTTAGAAGCAACAACTCCTCAAAGATGGGTAGACTTAATTTTCGGACTCTTAGAAGGATGGTGGAAATTTAGGGATTGGGAAATCCGCCCGGACTATCCCCTTCTGGGTGTATCACAGTGGCAAAAGTTACTGGCAAAAAGTGGTTTTTCATTAGTGGTAACTGTGCCAGAGTCTCAAGATAGTTCAGAGGTTCTTTCTCAACAGGCGCTGATTGTTGCCCAAGCTGAGGAAACCTTAACCGCTGCCACTTCATCAGACTCCCGAAATTGGTTGATTTTAGCAGACATTGAGCAAGTAGCTCAACACTTAGCCCATCAACTGCGTGCTCAAGGAGAAAGATGTACCTTAGTCTATGCAGGAGAAACCTATCAACAAGTCACAGACTATGAATTTAGGATTAATCGTGATCAACCAGAAGACTATCAGCGACTGGTGCAACTTCTAACCGCCGACTCAAAAAATTTAGATGGGGTTGTCCAGTGTTGGAGTTTAGAAGTAGGAGACCAGAAAAACTTAACTGGGGCAGAATTAGAACGATTATCCCAGATTGGTTGTGGAACCACCTTATCCTTAGTACAGGCATTAGTGAAAGCCGACTTATCCCAACCACCAAGATTATGGATAGTTACCCAAGGTGCTCAACCTGTCCCTGCAAAGAATCCAGTGGTTTCCGGTGTGGCTCAATCTTCAGTGTGGGGCATGGGAAAAGTAATCAGTTTGGAACACCCGGAACTTAACTGTGTTCGCATCGATTTAGACCCCAATCAAAGGCTAAAAGAGAAAGCTGAAGCACTATGGGCAGAAATTTGGTCAGAATCTCTTGAAGATCAAGTGGCTCTAAGAAAAGACAGTCGCTATGTGCCAAGGTTAATACCCACTCCATTGGCAATAGCAACAGAAACACAACTGTTGAAAATGCCATCCCAGCCATTCCGACTGACAATTACCTCAAGGGGTATCCTCGAAAATTTAACCCTAGAAGCAACACCAAGACGTTCACCCGCACCAGGAGAAGTAGAGATTAGAGTTCGCGCCACAGGACTTAATTTCTTGGATGTGATCGCTAGCTTAGGATTACTGCCTCAACAAGTAGATGGAATGTCTCAGCAGCACCTACTCTCGTCCGATAGCTTTGGGGGTGAATGTGCAGGGGAAATTGTAGCAGTAGGAGAAGGAGTAGAAAACTTCAAAATTGGTGAGCCAGTGATAGCTCTGGCTCCAGAAAGTTTCAGCCAATATGTGACTGCCAGTGCTACACTGGTCGCTCCCAAACCAGATTTTCTCAGCTTTGAGCAAGCTGCCGCCATTCCAGCTAATTTCTTAACTGCCTATTACGCACTGCACCATGTAGCCAAAATCGCACCAGGAGACAAAATTTTAATCCATGCTGCCGCAGGAGGGACGGGAATGGCAGCAGTACAAATTGCACAGCAAGCTGGGGCTGAAGTTTTTGCTACTGCTAGTCAAACAAAGTGGGAAGCTTTAAAAGCTATGGGAGTTAAACATATTATGAATTCCCGTACCTTAGAGTTTGCTGGTCAGATCATGGAGAAAACACAAGGAAAGGGGGTAGATATTGTCCTTAACTCTCTGACCTCTGGAGAATTTATTGCCAAAAGTGTATCGGTTGTAAGTCCTCAAGGTCGTTTTGTAGAAATTGCCAAGCGGGGAGTTTGGGAATCAACTGAGATGGCAACTCTCAGGTCAGATATCTCTTATTCAGTGGTTGATTTAGTTAAAGTATCTCAAGACCAACCTCAATTAATCAAGTCTCTGTTAGAGGAAATTATTGACAAGTTCGACAACGGCTTGCTCAAATCACCTCCCTTGACAGTCTTCTCTATCGAAGAAGTAGTCAGCGCCTTTCGTTATATGCAGCAAGCCAAACATATTGGCAAAATTATCGTTACTCAAAGCCAACAACCCACCGATACCGCCACTGAAATGCCGTTGAACTTCCCAGAAGACGGAACTTATTTGATTACTGGTGGTTTAGGAGGATTAGGCTTACTAGTTGCCCGTTGGATGGTAGAGAAAGGAGCCAAGCATTTAGTCTTAGTAGGACGCAGTAGCCCGAATCATGCTGTTGTCAAGAAATTAACAGAGTTAGAACAAGCGGGAGCCTCTGTAGTAGTGGAAAAAGCTGATGTGTCTGAATTTGAAGCTATGGAGAGGGTGTTGTCTAAGATCAATCAGTCAACCTTGCCACTAAGGGGAGTCATTCATTCGGCAGGGATGTTGTCTGATGGAGTCCTACAAAACCAGAGTTGGTCTAGCTTTGAGAAAGTGATGGCTCCCAAAGTCCAAGGAGCTTGGCATTTGCATCAATTAACCAAAAACCAGCCAATGGACTTTTTTGTCCTGTTTTCTTCGGCGGCATCTCTGTTGGGTTCCCCCGGTCAGGGAAATCATGCTGCGGCTAATGCCTTTCTCGATAGTTTAGCCCATTATCGTCGAGGTCTGGGATTGAATGGATTGAGCATTCATTGGGGTGCGGTATCTCAAGTGGGAGAAGCAGCTGAGCGTGGTGCAGATCTCAAGGCAGAGCTCAAGGGCATGGGTGCGATCTCTCCTGGTGGGGTGTTGGAAGCATTAGAGCTATTGATCAGTACTGAGGCGGTAGAAGTAGGAGTAGTACCGATCAACTGGTCTCAATGGACTGCTAGAGTTTCTAATTGGCCGTTTTTAGCTCAGTGGCAAGAAAAGATTAAGACTTCGGAGGTATCTAAATCCGAATTTATTGACCAGTTAAAAACTGCATTACCATCGGAGCAAAAAGATATATTAACCGCCCATGTGCGTAGTCAGGTGGCGAGAGTATTGGGGATAAGTTCCGCTCAATCGATTGGTTTAGAACAAGGATTTTTTGAGTTGGGGATGGATTCTCTTACCTCAGTAGAGTTGCGCAATCGCTTGCAAGGTAGTTTAAGCTGTTCAATTCCTTCTAGTTTAGCTTTTGATTATCCTACGGTACGGGAATTGGTAGATTATTTAATTCAGCAAGTATTAGAGGGAGACAAAGGTAATAATTACTATTTAACAAAATCCCTTAACAATAAAAATCATGAAAAAGAAGAACAAGAATTAGTAGCGAAAACAAAAAAAATGTCAGAGGATAAATTAGAAGAAATGATTAACCAAAAATTAACGTCACTTATTAATGAAGGAGGTATTTAA